The Ptychodera flava strain L36383 chromosome 3, AS_Pfla_20210202, whole genome shotgun sequence region TTAACCTTGTACTTAGATTTGAGTGACGTTCCTCATTatagacgcataccaaagtcatgacaaagccagatattcacccaatataaactctgcattttagtgtgttaaaGGAGAGAACCTGTTGCGACGCTCGAGACGACACTGACCGTGACAGACGCCTATCATTAGACTAGTGTGAGACATACAAGTTTTACCGTGTAACCGTacgttactcagctgaataaagtgctacgacttAAAGTGTATTTCGGTGTATCGTTGCCGTCTCTTATACGTCTACTGCTATATCACAAGCCACGCTACGTGACTTGAatttagttgtcaaaacaatacgtTCACTAAGAGAGGATGGACTCTCCTTCAGaggtcacgaaaataaacaagggaatCGTTCTCACGATGTACCACGTGCAGAAGGGGTTACTATAGGTCACTGTCGGTCATTCATTGTCagtcatacaaactaaattcaagtcataaaatatcatataatattaacTATCGAGTGGCTACATCACAGTATTGTTAGGTTTGGGCTTGTAAGACTACGCTGTATTTAATAGTGTATCACAATTAGTGTCGACAAATTTATCAATAGTTTTTGAATTCCACTTCCTTTTTGGTCTATACTGCTGGAAGGGGTCGGAATGTTATCCAACGGATAGGCATCGTCACCTTGTCGTGAGACGAGTGGAGTAAAAGTCgcatataagcttatatatatatatatatataatatatatatatataaatatatatatatatatatatatatatatatatatatatatatatatatatatatatataatatgcaaacatacatatatacatacacatacacacatgtattgTTACAGTATGTTATTGGTATGAAGCTCTTTTGTTTCGTAGTGAAAGATCGTTTTGAACAACTTCATATCGCTAAAAATGGTCATCATTTGATTTGGAATTCAGTACTGTACTTTTAACTCTTGTTAACAAGTTAGAGTTTCTTCATATTAAATAATGATCTGCGCCACTATCAAATTCTTTTCAAGCAATCGTCAATTTTCATAGACAATGGGTCAATTTAGTTATATTCCAATTCCTTTATACTTTCTGCACCTTGACAGGAAGAATATGGGAAACAAGGCCTTGATAGTAAGCAGTAATTGGGGAGGTCCAATCCAGGGAGGAGTGACTGATGCAGTTCATCTATTGATCCGTTTACTTCACAAATTGGGAATATCTACTTACTGCACTACCCTGACAGCTACTGAAGAAGAAATTAAAGAGGCAAAGGAATATGGCGTTGAGCTCATAACGCCATCACCGGTTGGAAGATTCAAATCCAGAAATGGAACTCCCGATCCTGATTGGCTGTATCATCACAAAGATTACTTTCCTAATTTAAAGGAATTGGCAAACGTGAGGTTTGTCTTTGGATTCGGAATGATAACCTCCGAGGCAGCTTTCGAAATTGAAAGAGATGTCTTCAAGAAAGCCGAGTTTTACTTGGTTAATCTGTTCGACAGTGACTTTATTACCCCTGTCATTGCCAAATGTGATGATGGAGAACTCGACTATCGCCGAGAGAAGTTATCCGAAGAGGCACAAAATTCTAGCGGCATCTTTTCAGTCGGAGGCAGTACTTTCAAAGAGTACGAGAAAATATATCGCCAAGGTCCTGATATAAAACATTCTAGACTATCGCCAATAATAGATGATAATCTCTTGAAAATTCCTTCTCCTGCACCAGTAGATGACGATGGCGTATTTCAAATCCTAACTGTATTCCAAGAGCATGAACTGGCATACTTGACAAGTGACAGTGCTATCGTTAAGGCAATGAATGCAGTGGCAGATTCCTTTCAAAAAACCAGGAAACAATCCCTGAAATGGAAAATTCTAGGAGTCCCAAAGCGATGTGAATCCACTCTTCTAGAACGTATGGATCCAGGCTCAAATTTATGTGTCGTACTTGCTCGAATGCCTTCGGCTAAAACTTTAAATAATGAACTTAGCAGAACTAATCTTGTCCTACTTCACCAGTTTTCTGTTTATTATGTCAATCTAACACTAGCAGCTATGTGTGCCGCCGTTCCTGTTATTATTGCCAAGAAATCTCAAAGCCATGAACTGGTCAGGGTTCACATGCCTGAATATGAAGAAAGCGTGGTCGTAGATATGTCAAAGTTTGACAAATTGCAGGACCGTATCCATGATTTTCTGTGTAATTACGAAGTTGCGTTGAAAAGGGCAAAGGATATCAAAACTGAAATTGAAGGAAAGGTGGCACCAGAGCTGGAGAATATTAACAACGATTTCGTCAGATTGGTGGAGGATGACGCTGAGAATAAACACGGAATCGAGTTAAAAGGAGAGAAGCAGCCCACATGGACAAAACGAGGTATTACTCTGATTATAGACATACACGTATATCGAATAATGTGGTACTGTAACTCGTCAATTTCCAACACTTTTCAACCGTCACTACTGCTTTACTAATACACTTCGAACGTTTACAAGGAATGTTGGTACACGTTTAGGAGTAACTATTGTCAGTGTCGaagtttgtattttcacttGCTTCCATGGAAGGGatgttttatgtatgtattgcactttatcatttatttacttatttattgctAAACATTTCGTTTGCTTGTTAGTTGTACGACGTGTTAtcgataaaataaagaaaagggGAATGACAGAGTCTCAAAAACCATCCAGAAAAAGGAAAATTCAGGAACGTGATCCAGGTAGGTGTGATTAATTTCgccgtttttgtttgttttaacttCCAAGGCCAAAGAATCGTCACGCAAGGCTCTTATAGCGCTTTCAACAATGATTGCCGATTCACCAAATGGAAAGCATTCATTTCCCTTCGTTTTACCTTTTCAGGTGACATGAAGGTGAAGGTTAGAGTGAGTGAAGTTGTTGCACAGAGAGGGAGAACAGTTGAGGAAGTGGAGAGGGGTTTCTATGCAAGTGATGAGGTCAAAGAGAAGACTGAAGAAATTCGTCAGACACTTGATGGGCAACATGACGAGATGGAAGTAAAGGGCACTGGTCAGGAAAGTATTTCCTTTACGATGTCCTGTCAGTCATTAGATGCACTGGAATTCTTAAGGTCAGAATATGAGAAAGGAAGACTGCAGGACATGATGGAAGATAAATTCCTGCCAGAAAAACTCCTGGATAAAATCGGTGCATATCACTTAGACATTGACGTAACCATTGACTACGAGGAGTACTTTTTGTGTAGAAAGGAGCTGATCCAAAAGTATGGTAAATAGACACATCATTCCATATTTTGGTGTCTTGGACACTCCATGCACTAATACAATGACCGTTTTATCAGTCGTTTTACATTCGGAAGGTTAAAACATTTTATGACGACAACATGTTTTTATGCTAACTGACTTAATAGTCTCAGGCTGTTAGCAGTTGCATAACGTTTCTCAGCCTCTGTGGAACCTTGTGCACTATCGTGCCAAGTGCAAGATGCAGAAAAACTT contains the following coding sequences:
- the LOC139129324 gene encoding uncharacterized protein, which produces MMSTQRQSRRESTSSKGSDSGDEYSDYDRRVISAATDVAIASLRAMGPSAFATGHLPDDKDDEAKPDTLERDEAAATSSSRSTTWRNPKKAGKKDKKTKKNMGNKALIVSSNWGGPIQGGVTDAVHLLIRLLHKLGISTYCTTLTATEEEIKEAKEYGVELITPSPVGRFKSRNGTPDPDWLYHHKDYFPNLKELANVRFVFGFGMITSEAAFEIERDVFKKAEFYLVNLFDSDFITPVIAKCDDGELDYRREKLSEEAQNSSGIFSVGGSTFKEYEKIYRQGPDIKHSRLSPIIDDNLLKIPSPAPVDDDGVFQILTVFQEHELAYLTSDSAIVKAMNAVADSFQKTRKQSLKWKILGVPKRCESTLLERMDPGSNLCVVLARMPSAKTLNNELSRTNLVLLHQFSVYYVNLTLAAMCAAVPVIIAKKSQSHELVRVHMPEYEESVVVDMSKFDKLQDRIHDFLCNYEVALKRAKDIKTEIEGKVAPELENINNDFVRLVEDDAENKHGIELKGEKQPTWTKRVVRRVIDKIKKRGMTESQKPSRKRKIQERDPGDMKVKVRVSEVVAQRGRTVEEVERGFYASDEVKEKTEEIRQTLDGQHDEMEVKGTGQESISFTMSCQSLDALEFLRSEYEKGRLQDMMEDKFLPEKLLDKIGAYHLDIDVTIDYEEYFLCRKELIQKYGLPVKQKGTANILYGKQDTTERAFKRVNRARALLKEFEMEGTQVTEDQINMLDQLLQEKEEKRRTEAQKSQLQKHTEHMVKDPAMDCQLKQLPGDSAFAQITDVHLLSDEEITEKNEALEAKVSKLTISSGMVRSQNRDRGRGREDLQSEIVEGDRVEERKLNTIFSEFVGVKTETRDLVTNHPEVVMKAEKLSAFADDIVREAEIPEETKEVYLKVRQVERGLPVKESVLEVFGNGSMPGQFIVAEGIYIKNNGQWVICDYGNHRVQIIDPIKLCCDLILQFHAFPKSFNPEDVTVDEDNDQYFMSDRGNGQVVVSSGQSKILNCFGRKEGIDPTGICLSPDGFIFIGDMNGYVRKYNKSGEHIARTEEGQVSVPWDLIVNKKCIFVSDFGRNCVHVLNHQMQSIRDIGKGHLEGPMGMCLITNKMAYMFVITLGIEWFTSIVMVNFSAIKVKVS